A genomic window from Thermodesulfobacteriota bacterium includes:
- a CDS encoding DUF3309 family protein: MSIGTILIIILILILVGVIPIHGWSRSWGYGPSGIIGVILIILLILLLLGKL, translated from the coding sequence ATGTCTATAGGCACAATTTTAATTATCATCTTAATCCTGATTTTGGTAGGGGTGATTCCGATACACGGTTGGTCTCGAAGTTGGGGCTATGGACCTAGCGGAATAATCGGAGTGATACTGATAATATTGCTTATATTGTTGTTATTAGGAAAGCTTTAA
- a CDS encoding BON domain-containing protein — translation MKKVTGNLSLIICLLLMVALMSCAGSRTRETTGEYVDDSVITTKVKYALLADPDVKSLDIGVETFKGEVQLSGFVNNAEQARKAVEITKSVKGVRSVKNSLIVK, via the coding sequence ATGAAGAAAGTAACCGGAAATTTAAGTCTCATTATATGTCTTTTACTTATGGTTGCGTTGATGAGCTGTGCAGGTAGCCGCACTCGAGAGACTACGGGAGAATACGTAGACGATAGCGTTATCACCACAAAAGTGAAGTACGCGCTTTTGGCCGATCCGGATGTAAAAAGCCTTGATATCGGTGTGGAAACTTTCAAAGGGGAAGTTCAGCTAAGCGGATTTGTTAACAACGCTGAGCAAGCCCGTAAGGCAGTTGAGATTACCAAGAGTGTCAAAGGTGTTAGGTCAGTTAAAAACAGTCTCATTGTGAAATAG